A genomic region of Alicyclobacillus sp. SO9 contains the following coding sequences:
- a CDS encoding DeoR/GlpR family DNA-binding transcription regulator: MLPVERKRRIVELVTRKSIASITALSKELGVSEATIRRDIAEIEQEGLLKRTYGGVFVDRSANIEPPFPERVENEVEQKMRIAQKAAEMIDDGDHIILDSGTTTPFIAKNIVNRRDIIVVTPDMNVAIQLREATGIKVIVTGGVLYRSGYVLNGMPALEFLNTVHVQKLFLGAQAVHPTYGITQTESELVQSKQAMIKAAQQTVLCADHTKIGKVTLHTVAQMQEIHTFITGTEAPTEQLIEFRDNGVRVVTA, from the coding sequence ATGTTACCGGTCGAGAGAAAAAGGCGCATTGTAGAGCTAGTGACGCGAAAGAGCATTGCTTCCATCACAGCATTGTCTAAAGAACTTGGTGTGTCGGAAGCTACGATTCGTCGAGATATTGCGGAAATTGAGCAGGAAGGTTTGTTAAAAAGAACATATGGCGGCGTCTTTGTAGACCGAAGTGCCAATATTGAACCCCCATTCCCGGAGCGAGTGGAGAATGAAGTGGAGCAAAAGATGCGCATAGCGCAGAAAGCTGCAGAAATGATTGATGACGGCGACCACATTATTTTGGACTCGGGGACAACAACACCATTCATAGCCAAAAACATTGTAAACCGAAGAGATATCATTGTAGTTACGCCGGACATGAATGTGGCTATCCAGCTTCGGGAAGCAACCGGAATCAAAGTCATTGTTACAGGAGGAGTCTTGTACCGGTCTGGATACGTATTAAACGGTATGCCTGCACTGGAGTTTCTCAACACCGTTCACGTGCAAAAACTTTTTTTGGGCGCCCAAGCCGTACATCCTACTTATGGCATAACACAGACAGAGTCTGAACTCGTCCAATCTAAGCAAGCCATGATTAAGGCAGCGCAGCAAACGGTCTTATGCGCCGACCACACCAAAATTGGAAAGGTCACACTTCATACCGTCGCACAAATGCAGGAGATTCATACTTTCATCACAGGAACTGAAGCACCCACGGAACAACTCATAGAATTCAGAGACAATGGTGTACGAGTGGTGACTGCATAG
- a CDS encoding sugar ABC transporter substrate-binding protein — protein MKKSRWVFSTSAVLLTLAAVSGCNTANSNVSGSGSGNTTTSGGSGNGSGTTITVATVNNPDMKIMEKLTPNFTKQTGIKVNFVTLPEDQLRNKVTQDVATKTGKFDVVTVSNYTTPIWAKDKWLSALTPMFNKMSSSAKQKYDLQDILQPIRKSLTAQGQLYALPFYGESSMLYYRKDLFKKAGITMPAHPTWNQIESYAKKLNNPSKNTAGILLRGEQGWGESLASLDTVINTFGGEWFNQKWQAQLTSPATSKAVDFYVNLLKQYGEPGATSSGFTELETDMANGKGAMWYDSTVAAGYLSDKSNSKYAKDIGFAPAPVETTKNGHNWLYTWALGVESASKHKQAAFKFITWATSKQYIKLVGQKEGWSVVPPGTRVSTYKNPNYTKAAPFAKLVLNAIQSATPNHPTKNPVPYKGVQFVGIPEFQSLGNKVSQNIANAISGKESVAAALKQSQKEANQMAKTNGYQK, from the coding sequence TTGAAGAAATCAAGGTGGGTCTTCTCAACCAGTGCCGTTCTTTTAACACTGGCAGCCGTCTCGGGGTGCAATACCGCGAACAGTAATGTAAGCGGTTCAGGCAGCGGGAATACGACAACTTCAGGAGGCTCGGGAAACGGCTCCGGGACCACAATTACCGTAGCTACCGTTAACAATCCTGACATGAAAATCATGGAGAAACTGACTCCGAATTTCACAAAGCAAACTGGGATTAAGGTCAACTTTGTGACACTCCCTGAAGACCAGTTGCGGAACAAAGTAACTCAAGACGTCGCTACGAAGACCGGTAAGTTTGACGTTGTCACAGTCTCGAACTACACCACACCAATCTGGGCGAAAGACAAGTGGTTGTCAGCACTCACACCAATGTTCAACAAAATGAGTAGTTCTGCAAAGCAGAAGTACGATCTCCAGGATATTCTACAGCCTATTAGGAAGTCTTTGACAGCCCAAGGTCAACTTTATGCACTACCCTTTTATGGAGAGTCCTCAATGCTCTACTACAGAAAAGACTTGTTTAAAAAGGCCGGAATCACGATGCCGGCACATCCGACGTGGAATCAAATTGAGAGTTACGCTAAGAAGCTAAACAATCCTTCAAAGAATACCGCAGGTATTCTGCTTCGGGGTGAACAGGGGTGGGGCGAAAGTCTTGCATCCCTCGACACTGTCATTAACACCTTTGGCGGTGAATGGTTTAATCAGAAATGGCAAGCACAACTAACAAGTCCGGCTACGTCAAAAGCCGTTGATTTCTACGTGAATCTTCTTAAACAGTACGGTGAACCTGGTGCAACATCGTCTGGATTTACCGAATTGGAAACCGACATGGCAAACGGTAAAGGTGCAATGTGGTACGACTCAACGGTTGCGGCAGGATACTTGAGTGATAAGAGCAACTCCAAGTATGCGAAAGACATCGGTTTCGCCCCGGCTCCCGTTGAGACAACAAAGAACGGTCACAATTGGCTGTACACGTGGGCTTTGGGGGTGGAGAGCGCATCCAAACATAAGCAGGCAGCTTTCAAGTTTATTACTTGGGCAACAAGCAAGCAGTATATCAAGCTTGTTGGGCAAAAGGAAGGGTGGAGCGTAGTCCCTCCCGGCACGCGGGTATCAACTTATAAGAATCCGAATTACACAAAGGCTGCGCCCTTTGCCAAACTGGTTTTAAACGCAATTCAGAGTGCGACGCCAAACCACCCTACAAAAAATCCTGTTCCATACAAAGGCGTGCAGTTTGTAGGTATTCCAGAATTTCAGTCTCTGGGCAACAAAGTTTCTCAGAACATTGCAAATGCTATCTCCGGAAAAGAGAGTGTGGCAGCGGCACTGAAGCAGTCACAGAAAGAAGCAAATCAAATGGCGAAGACAAATGGTTATCAGAAATAG